A stretch of DNA from Acidobacteriota bacterium:
GCGGCCCGCGTGCTTGCTATTTGGCCGTCGCTTGATAGCCGGTGCGATTGGCGCGCAACTGCACACCGGGGCGCGAGGTTTGCACCTGCAATTGATGATACTGGCCGTCGCGTAGCTCAGGATAAAAAGCCAACGCATAACTGGCGCGCATCTCTTCGGCGAGGGCTTTGAAAATGGGAGTGAAATCATGTGTGTCGGCTGAGAAATCGCGTCCGCCCGTCGCCATCACAATCCGCGTGGCGTCCAAGGGCGTAATGACGCGTTCGTGCGAGGGGGTCGCCGAGAGCATGTACGAAGGCAGCGTCATTGAATAAACCGTGACGCCGGCCAGATTGGCGCGGCGGATCAACTCGCGCCGGTCAATGATGCTGGCCGAATCGAAGCCGTCAGTGATCACGACGATGACTCGTCGTACCTGACGGCCTTTTCGTGTGCGCGGGGCATTGCGTTCAAGTAAGGTAATGGCGCGGTCGAGCGCGTCATAAATGCGCGTTGAACCTTCAAACCGATCGGCTTTGGAAAAGGCGTTCTCGATGCGGTGTGGATCGGCAGTGAACCCTTGCAGGATTTTCACTTCATAGTTGAAGGCCATGGCGGCAAAGACCGAATCGCCTTTCATCAACGTGGTGAATTTCAAAGCGGCCTCGCGTAACGTGACGGTTTCCGCCGGTTTCAGGCTGCCGGAGAGGTCGAGCGCAAAAACGACGGCGAGCGGGCGCGAAATCGTGCTTTCATCATTGACCGAAAACAGGTCGAGCTTGCGCGGCTGCCCATTCTCGAACAATTGAATTTCATCGGGGCGCAAATCAAGCACATAGTTTCCGTTCTTATCGGTGGCGACAACGTCCACGGTGACCAGGTCGGTGTCAATGCGCAGCGTGATATTCGGTTTTTCCTGTTCGGGTTTCTGGGTGGCGGGCACAGGCAATGACCAGCCGCGTTCCCCGATGACGCGCTGCAACTCGTCTGATTTACGTTGCTCTTGCGCCAGGCAGAGCGATGTGATGATAAAAATTGCGCCAAGCGCCCAGGTCCCGGATTTCATGACAAGCTTATTAGCATTCGACGGAGTTTCTATGCGGTTAAATTTTCTGAGTCCAACGCTCCAAGATGAAGGCAAATACGCCATTGCCGCTTTATTGGTTCTGTTTGGTTGTAGCGCGATTTCCGGCAAAGCACAAACCAGCCAGGCTGCTGCTGAAAAGGCCCCGGCCAGCAAAACCGCCAATGGCATCGTCAAGGGCCGCGTAAAATTGCAGGACAGCAAGTCCCACGAAGGGGTCGTTGTGCGCGTCGTGAAAGCCGCTGGCGCTGGCGCCCAAAGCGCGCGCGCGCGGCAGGAGACGGAAGCGTCCGCCCGCGAAGTGCAGACGGATAGCAAAGGCGATTTTGAAGTCACCGGCCTCGCCACCGGCGATTATGTCTTCAGTTTTTCCAGGCCGGGTTATCGAGGCTTTACCACGCGCAAATTGGAAGTGCTGTCAGGCGAGACAACCAAACTGCGTAGCTTGATCGAAATGGCGAAAGAAGGCGACCCTTTTGCCGTCATCCGTGGCGCGGTGCTTTACGGGGTGGGCTTTACCTTGCCGCATGCCGTGGTAACGATTGAGCGAATTGATGGCGGAAAAAAATTCAAAGAAGAAACGGTCTCGCGCGATGGAGGTGAATTTGCCTTTCGCTTGAAAGCGGACAAGGCGACTTACCGTATCACTGCCGCCGCCCCTGGTTTTGTCACCGCTTCACAGGAGATCACAATCGAGGGCGACGAAGTACGCAACATCGCGCTGACCTTGCAACAGGTAAAGTAAACAAACTGTTTGTTGATGGGCTATCTTCACAGTTGTCGCCTCAATTCAACCGCCCCCCGCTCCAATCATCAAAATCCCGCTCGCGGCGTTTCGACGGGCGTTCCTGCGCCACCTGGCTATAACTCGCCGAACCGCGTGCCTCGCTGCGCGCCAGTTTCTTTTGCGCGTGCAACCCTTCCAGCACCAATTCGCAGCCGCAGATCAGCGTGCCGTCGGCTTCGTCTTCCAATAAACCGCTGCGCACGGCGTCGAGCAGTCCTTTGACTTTGTTGAATTGGGCGAGCACGTCGGCGCTGCTGGCGAGTTCGTGAATCAGCAGGCTCTTGCCGTGGTTGAAATGGTCGAGTACCTGGCGCAGGTCAATGCCACTGTAACGTTCGCTGAAAACCTCGCCGCAGGCTTTGCGAATGAGTTCGCGGGCGATGCGTTCGGCGCCGATTTGTTCGCCTTCGTATTCCAGTTCCAGCTTGCCGGTGATCGCGGGCAGCGCGGCGTAAATGTCGCTTAGGCGCGGCGCGACGACGCTTTCGTCATTCAACAACGCACGGCGCTCGGCATTCGAGACGACGCTTTCGAGCAGCGAAATCGGCAGGCGCTGGCTAACGCCGGAGCGCGCGTCAATGCGTTTGTCGGCGCGGGCGATGAAAGCAACTTGCTCGACGATTTCGCGGATGGCGGACGGGATGACGACTTCCAATCCGTCGCTGCTGCGTTCCGTCCAGGCTTCCTGCCGTGTGATTTCCATGCCGTGCGTGAGCGAGGCGGGGTAATGCGTTTGAATCTCGGCGCCGATGCGGTCTTTGAGCGGCGTGATGATTTTGCCGCGCGCGGTGTAATCCTCCGGGTTGGCCGAAAAGACCAGCAGCACGTCCAGCGGCAGGCGTATCGGATAGCCTTTGATCTGCACGTCGCCCTCTTGCAAGATGTTGAAGAGTCCCACCTGAATTTTCCCAGCCAGGTCAGGCAATTCATTAATCGCAAAGACGCCGCGGTTGGCGCGTGGCAACAGGCCGTAATGGATCGTCAATTCGTCGGAGAGCAGGTGGCCGCCGCGCGCGGCTTTGATCGGGTCAACGTCGCCGATCAGGTCGGCGATGGTCACGTCGGGCGTGGCGAGCTTTTCGACGTAACGCGCGTCGCGGTCAACCCAGGCGATGGGCGCGTCATCGCCGCGTTCGGCGATGAGTTGTTTGCCGTAGGCCGAGAGCGGCGCGAACGGATCGTCGTTGATTTCCGAGCCGACCAGCACGGGAATTTCGTCGTCAAGCAGCGCCGTCAGATCGCGCAGGATGCGGCTTTTGGCCTGACCGCGCAGCCCCAACAAAATGAAGTTTTGCCGTGCCAGCAGCGCGTTGACGACTTGCGGGATGACGGTGTCTTCGTAGCCGACGATGCCTGGGAAGAGCGGCTCGTTGCGCTTGAGCTTGCCGATCAGGTTGCGGCGGATTTCAGTTTTGACATCGCGGTGTTGGTAGCCGCTGGTTTTGAGTGCACCGAGTGTGAGCGGTTTTGTCATAAAAACGGATGCCTTGGGAATTACAGCCAGCTTTAAGGCGTGCTGCGGGTTGATGATTCAAACGACGGGTTCGATCTTACTTTCGCTGAGTGGCTGCGGCAAGCGTGTGTCCATCGCCCGACCGTGAGAGCAGTGCTCTTGCAAAGTCCTCAAAACATCCGCCAAAGACCTTTGACCGTTCGAGCGCTCGCGCTGGCGACTTTGCAAGAGCACTGACCGTGAGAGAGGCAAGTGTGGAGTTGGAACCGCTGGACTTTAAGTGGGGCTTGCCCTCGCTCATGGCCGGGTTACGGACACGTTTTTTTGCCGACTGCTGAAACCTTCGCTTGCGCCCCGCCACTTACGGCACGGCAAGCGCGAACAAGCAACACATTTCAATTCAGGAGAGAGAAACCATGACCAATCAATTCTTCAAAACCGTCGCCGCCATCGCCGCCTTATGCCTGCTCAGCACCGTCGCCTGGGCGCAAAAAGATGAACGCGGTTTGAACTGCGACAACAACAATCGCTGGAATAGCGACCGGGCCAATCATTGCGTGATGCGCGAATTTAATGCGACGCCCGGCGGCGTCATCAATGTGGATGGGCGCACGAATGGCGGCGTCTCGGTGAAAGGCTGGGATCGCGCGGACGTTTTTGTGCGCGCCCAAGTACAAACCTGGGCCAATACCGATGATGAAGCCAGAGCGCTGGCCGAGCAGGTGCAAGTCGAAATCAGCGGCACGAATATTCGCTCCAATGGTCCCACGACACAGGGGCGCAAAGGCTGGTCAGTCAGTTTTGAAGTCTTCGTGCCGCGCCGTTCCGACCTCATGCTCAAGGCGCACAACGGTGGCATCAGCGTGCGCGAGGTGCGCGGCAACATCCAATTCGACACCACCAATGGCGGCGTCAGCCTGACGAAGCTGGCGGGCAATGTGAGAGGCACGACCACCAACGGCGGCGCGAATATCGTGCTGGACGGTCAGCGCTGGGATGGCGAAGGGCTGGATGTGCGCACGACCAATGGCGGCGTGAAGGTGATTATGCCTGAGGGTTATGCGGCGCATCTGGAAACGGGCACGGTCAACGGCGGACTGACCTTTGATTTCCCCGTCACGGTGCAAGGTAAGATTGACCGCGAGTTGAACACCGACATCGGCGGCGGCGGCGCGCCGATTCGCGTGCGCACGACCAACGGCGGCGTTTCGATTCGACGGCAATAGGCGTTGGAACAGTACCGCGCGCGTCAGCAAGCGGAGCTTGAAGTTGTCTGCCAAACGCAATCGAGTGCAGGCTCCGCTTGCTGACGCGCGCGGCACTGCAACAGCGTAGTTCATGCAAAACGCGGCTGACGCGGAGGCAACGCAGCGGTTTGGACTTTTCGCAGGGGTGCTTAAATTCGAGCCGCGATGTTGCCTCCGCGTCAGCCGCGTTTTGCGTTGAATCAGTACCGCGCGCGTCAGCAAGCGGCGGCTTCATCGTTGACCGCTTGATGTACCAATGACGAACCGCTTGCTGACGCGCGCGGTACTGTCCAGCATCAGAAGAGGCGGCGCGACAAATTGAAGCCAATCGTGAAACCTTGCAGCGAATCATCCGCGCCGACCAGCCCGCGCGTTTGCGAGCGTTCTGAGAAGGTCGTGCCCGGCCCGTTCGTGAACGTCAACGTGAACGAGTGGCGGCGCGTCGCGCTGGCTTTCTGAATCGCAAAGCCCACGACCGGGCGATGAATGCCAGTGAAGCTGCCCGGCGGGGCATAGCGCGCCGCTTCATTGACGCGGTAATTGGCCTCGGCCATTAACGCCACCGAAGGCCGGATGTTGACCGCTGCCCCGGCACCCAGCGCCACGGCGGTTTCGCCCTGCTCATTCCGCGTCGAACTGACAGTGTATGGCCGGTCGCCCAGCGTAATCGTCGGCACAAAGTAAACCTGGGCGTGGCGCGTGATGCTGCGCGCCAGCGTGAATTCAAAGCTAGTGGCAAAGTTGCGCTGGAAATTGTCGCGCCCTTCTACTCCAAAACGCGCTTGCAAACTCAGCGGATGCCCTTTGGATTCCTGCAACAACTGCGCACCGGCATACAGTTCGATGGGGCGGCCCATGCCGCCGGGCGAACGGTACGCGCCAACGTGTATGTGGTCATTGATGCCATACACAAAACCGAATGAGGGTAGCGCGATGCTATCCAGTCCGAACAGCCCGGCGTGGTCGGTCGGATCGCCAAAGGGGAAACGGTGCGTGAAATCCGTCCAGAGTGAACCTTTGGGGATGGGGATCGCTGAGGGCAGGTTGATGACGCGCACGTCCACGGCTTCATAAACATCGGACTTTTTCGGTTCCGGCGTCGGCGCGGGCTTTGGTGCCTGAGCGATGACGGCGGGTTTGGTTTCAGTGCTGACTTCCTGCACCGTTTTGGCGCGCGTGTTGATCGTGTAACGCTTGCCGTTGATTTCGACCACGGCTTCGTTGTCTGAAGTGAACGTGACAGGTGGTGTGTCCTGGCCGCTAGCGAAGCGGTCGGGGAATTGTTGGCGCAACTCGGCGGTGAACTGGTGACCAGCTTGCGCAAAGGCTTTGCCAAAATCGTTGCGTGGCCCGCCGCCCGCCGGATTGAGGTGGCAGGTGCCGCATTTGCCTTTGAGGTCGGCTTTGGCAAAGGGGTCGGCGTTGTATAGCTTCAGGTAATCGGGCAATGCGCCCGCCTGGCTGGCAAAAAGTGCCAGCGCGCTCAGCAAAAAAAGAAATTTGCAAAATCGTATTTTCGTCATTCGTGTCAGCTCCTGAATCAACGATGCCCGCGCAGCCATTGGGATCGTTGTTATTGAATCCGTGTTTATGAGTGTCATTAAGGGGAGCACAAAATACGCGGGCAGAGCAATAACGCCATGTTAGTGAGGAAGGGAGCCCCGCCAGATCCTTTCGGCTCAACAGCCTTTGAAATCCGGTTTGCGCTTTTCCAGGAACGCGCGCACGCCCTCTTCCTTGTCCACGCTGGAAAAACAAAGTGCAAAAAGATCAATTTCGGCGTCCAGCCCCGCGTGCAACGTGGTGCGCGCGGCGTTCTTGACGGCGGCTTTGGCCATCGCCAAGGCGACCGGGCTTTTTTCGGCAATGCGTTCAGCCAGCGCAAAAGTCTTTTCGGCCAATTCGGCGGCAGGATGAACTTCGTTGACCAAGCCCAGCCGGTGCGCTTCGGCGGCGTCAATCATTTCGCCGGTCAGAATCATTTGCATGGCTTTGCCTTCGCCGACGAGGCGCGTCAGGCGTTGCGTGCCGCCGCCGCCGGGGATGATGCCCAGATTGATTTCGGGTTGGCCGAAACGCGCCTGGTCGCTGGCGATGCGCAGGTCGCACGCGAGCGCCAGTTCGCAGCCGCCGCCCAAACAGAAACCATTGATCATCGCAAGCAGCGGTTTGGGGAACTCTTCGGCGGCGGTGAAGATGCTCTTGGCCTTCATCACCGCGCGCTGCTGGACGGCGCTGCGCCCCGCGAATTCGTTGATGTCCGCGCCCGCAACGAAGGCTTTTTCGCCCGCGCCAGTCAGGATGACCACACGGATTTCGGCATCGTCGCGCAATTCATCAAGGGCCTCGGCCAATTCGGCGCGCGTGGCGATGTTCAAAGCGTTCAGTTTTTTGGGACGGTTGATGGTCAACAGCGCGATGCGGCCACGCCGTTCGAGCAAGGTGTTTTCGGCCATAAATAGAAATCCTCTTCGATCTCAAATCTCAACTTCAAAAACGCAGACACACGCCCAGCAGTCCAGGCTGACTGCGTGAAAGTGATCTTGGTGATGTCATGCCGTTTGATGGATTTGGCTTGGTTACGGTCTGCTTCTTTGTCCCAGCGGGGGCATTATGCGTTGGGCCAAACGGCGAACGCAAGCGGCCCGTCTCAACACCGGCTGTGCTGTGCTTGCGCGCGTGCGGCGGTTCTGGCTATAGTGCGATTCATCCTTAAAGCAGTCGTCTTACGCATGCAATCGTCAATGGTCATGGCATCTGTCTTTCAGTTGGATAACAACAGCGTAGCGCTCATCACAGGGGCATCCTCCGGCATCGGGCGCGCCACCGCCTTGGCGTTGGCCGCGCGTGGCGTGCGCCTGGCGCTGTTGGCGCGTTCGGCTAAGAAGCTGACTGAAGTGGTGGGGCAATGCACTCCAACAGACGTACTGCCAATCGCCTGCGATGTGCGTGCTGAAGCCGCCGTTAACGACGCCGTTGCCGCGCCGTTGGCGCGTTGGGGCCGCGTTGACGTGCTCATCAACAGCGCGGGCCTGAGTCTGAATGGCGCGGTGGATGGTTACACGCTGGAGGATTGGCGCACTGTGCTCGACACCAATCTGACTGGGACGTTTCTAACCTGTCGCGCCGTGCTGCCCACGATGAAACAACAAGGCGGCGGCCAGATCATCAATATTTCATCCGGCGCAGGCCGCAACGGTATTAAGCAGATGGCCGCTTATTGCGCGGCCAAATTCGGCGTCATTGGTTTTACTGAAGCGCTCGGTTTGGAGGTCCGCCAACACAACATTCGCGTGTCCGCATTGTTGCCAGGCTCCGTCGCGACGGACTTTTCCCGCGTAGCGAAACGGGCAGCGGCGGACGACGACGACAACGCCCCACGCGAGATTGGTTATTCAATGACGGCGGGGGAAGTCGCTTCGGTGATTGTGGCGATGCTCGAACAACCGGCGCAAGCCTGGCTGAGTGAAGTCGTATTGCGCCCGCTCAATCTGGAATTGCGACGCACCGAGGGGCAAGTATGAATCTTGTGAAGAGGATCAACGGTGATGGCAACTGACACCGTTTTGTGCACAGGTTGCGGCATCACGCTGCGACCGTTTATGACACGCTGTCCGCGTTGTGGCGCGGAACGCGAGGCCGTCTCCGCGCCCAGGTCTGCCGCTCCTGACCAAGTGGATATGTTGCGGTTTCATAGTGAAACGGCCCGCACTACCACCGCCTCGCAAGCCGCCGCCGCCGTCCCGGCCTTACAACAGGCGCTGGCTCCCGCCCAAACCACCGTCGTTCCGCTGGATGATTTGCGGCGCCGCGCCGCGCAACAGGAAGAATTCCAACCCACGCTGCCCAACACCGTAGTGATGTCGCCGCCGGATGAGGTGCGGCGCTTTCCGCTCTTCACCCGCGCGCAGATCATTCTGATCCTGGTCGGCCTAGCATTGCTTGGAATAGGTCTGTTGATTGGCTTCCTGCTTTGGTCGCGCGAAAAGGCCGACACTTCGCTGAAGCTGAACGAGCCGCCGCTCGTCAGTCAATCCGCCGCCGCGCTCGCCCTGCCCGTCGCCAGCCCGACGCTCGATCCAAGCGCGTCGCCTTCGCCCACGCCACCGCTCTCAATTGACGATCAGGTGTTGTTTGAAGAAGCGAAGAAGGTTTTGGCCGCTTACAATCCCACCGGCTTTGCGCGCTACAAAATCACGGTGAAAGACGGCGTCGTCACCCTCGACGGCAGCGCTGAACACCAACCGGAAAAAGAAGGCGCCACCAACGTCTTACGGCTGTTAGCCAAGGCCAAACAAATCGTCAACAACCTGGCCGTCAAATCAGACTTGTCTCTGCTGCCCTCGCCCATGGCGCAACCTACTGCACAACCCGCGATCACGCCCGCCAGCACCGAAGCCAGTTTGAATCCGCCGTCCACCAATGCTGCTTTGCCAGCCAATCCCGCTGCCGAAGCGAATTCCCCAGCAGCGGAAGCCGAAACCCAACGCGCCCGCCAGCGGGAAGCTGAACGCCTACAGCGCGAACAGGAAGCCGCCCGCCAACGCGAAGCCGAGCAGCAACGCCAGCGCGAAGCCGACGCCCAACGCCAACGCGAAGCCGAGGCTCAAAAGCAGCGCGAAGCCGAAACTCAAAAGCAACGCGAGGCCGAAGAAGCCGCGCGCCGCCAGCAACAGCAAGAAGAAGCGCGCCGCCTGGAAGCAGAGCGGACGCCAACCCGACCGCGCCGAGCTGAACCGGATGCGCTACGCTCCGGCACCGTCGCCTGGAGCGGCGTCGTGGATGGCGTTGACGAAATCGTCATCGGTGGTGGCAGCGCCGCCGTGCGCCACCTGAGCGGCGAAGCCGTGCGCGACACCCGCGCCTCTTTCAGCGCAGCCGTTCCCCGCGCGCCTGTTTCTGTAAAGCTGCTTTCCACCAGCGGACGTGGCACGATCCAAATCGTCCAGCAACCTGCGGCGACAAATGGCTATACAACCATCGTGCGTATTGACGACAGTGCGCAGCGGGGCGGACAGGCGCATCAGTTTACGTTGCGGTGGTCGGTGCAGTGAGGCTAGTTTGAGCGGACGTTAGGAAGAAGTTGGTCTGGCGCTTTTCAAGTCGTGGCCAAAGGCGGTTCAATTTCTTGTGCACGCCAAGCCGCAAATGCCAAGGCTTCTCGCAGATCGGCTAATTCGAGATATGGGTAAAGCTGCAAAATCTCTTCGTCTGAATGTCCAGCCGCTAGCAACCCGACTACAGTTCCAACGGTTACGCGCATTCCGCGCAAACAAGGTTTGCCGTCCATAACTTTGGGATCAGATGTGATTCTGGTTAGCTGCATTGTTTGACTCCATCAGTTCCTTAGTTTTCCTGAAAATCAACCAACTCATCCCTTGGTGGTTTAACACGTAATATGCCTGACGTAGCAGCACAATTTCTTGCGAAAAGTATCCTATTGATTTGGCTGTGGGCCGACAAGAATAGTTGCCCTGTGCCCTGGAAGTTCTTTTTCATAACCGCCCGCTGCCGGATAGCCTATAGTGCCAAGCGCAGACTGAAGCGTTTTCGCACCTACTGGTTGATCGCTCGCATCACGTACTAGGATTGTTAGTCCTGGCGGGAATGATCCAAAGGGGTTTGCTACAACTCCAATAAGGTTCCAGTCTGTAGCCGCTAGCGCCTTGCCAAGTTGGAATGCGAATGACCGCGCCTCCTCGTTATTTGGGGGATAGAGTATTTCGATATTTGCCGCAGGAGCTGACTTCAACAGTGAGATTAACTTGCTCTTCTGGGCTGACGTTAAAGCACGAGGAGTCGGTCTGGTGTTGATGGTTACGTTATCACCAGTGTTAAAGACTGCTCCAGGAGAAGGGCTGTTATTGAGATTGATTGATTTCTCAGAGGTGCTTTGGGGAGGATCTTGTAGATGTCTGATTCGAGATGGTCTGTCTTTGGGGGAGACTGATTGCGCTTGCGCTATTGGCGTTGATGCAACTGGTACTTGTGGCCCAGGCTGAGCGGCCAGATCATTTTCCGTGATTTGTCTGGTCAAGGGTTCCTCGGAGCGTAAGCTTGAGTTTGGTCTTACTCCCAATGTATTTGCCAAAGCAGGCGGCCATCCAAATACAAAGCTTGTAAAGAGGCAAAATAAGAAAGCCACGTATAAAATAGCCATTGCCCAAGCCAGTAATGCTGTTAGCCATCTTTTCCCGGGCAAATCTTGAACAATCTGTGTGAAGAGGAAGTAGACCAACATTAGTACTGGCAGGACACAGATACCGACAAGTGCAATCTTGAGATCTTTTATCAGGCCAGTAATGATGGCAAATGCTGCTGCAATTCCAACAAGGCCCCAAGCATATTTAACAGCCGGAGTCTCCTTGGCGGCGTCGCGTAAAACTTGTATTGGGTTCATAAGTAAAACGTTGAGAAACCAGAAACGACCTAAGCCCGACCAAGTGACTTAAGCACTTGATCGGGCTTTCGGTATATTGCCGAAATTGTCCTGCGTTACCTGCGTACTACACGCACTTACTAAACCCGCAATCTCGACACGTATAGCAACTCGCGGTGTATTCCAAACTCCCGCTGCCGCATTCCGGGCATAACGTCATCCGCGCTTTGGCGTTTGGGCCAGCGGCTGGCGTCGGCGTGGGGGCTGCTGCCGTTTTCACTTCGGCGGCGGGTTGCGCGGCCAGCGCTTGTTTGGCGGCGGCGCGGGCGGAATCGGGCTGATTCACCAGGCGGCGCTTGGTCAGCATGATGCATTCGGCGACGGCTTGTTCGGTCGAGGTGCAGAGGCGTTCGTTGAACCAGACCGAGTGGTTGCCGATGACTTTGGTCAGGCTGGCGGCGACCTCTTCGGCTTCAAAGCCGCCCCGCAACATCTTGGAGGCGAGCAGGCCGACCGAGACGGAGAGGCCCGCGCCGGTGGCGAAGACTTCCAGCACGCGGGTGCCGTCGTGATTGATCGTGACGTAAAGGTTCTGGCCGTCAAACTGAATGCGCCAAGTGGAGCCGAGCAGTTCGCGCGGACGTTCCACTTTGGGCCGTGTGAGTTGAGGCTTGGCTGCGGGGGCCGCTTGGGGGGCGGGCGCAGCTTCGGCGTTGACCTCGACGGGCGTCTCGGCTTGCGCTTCGTCTTTCTTCTCTGGCTTCTCGGCGCTGACCGCCGTCAACACTTGGCCGTCACGCGAGCCGTCGCGGTAGTAGCTGACCGCTTTGACGCCCATCTTCCAAGCCAGACGATGGACGCGGTCGGTGTCTTCGCGCGAATAGCTGGCCGGGGCGTTGACGGTTTTGCTGATCGAATTGTCTACGTGATCCTGGAAGGCTTTGAGCACGCGCAGGTGATCGTCGGGCATCAGCGTCAGCACGTCCACGAAGTATTCGGGCAGCTTGTCGCGGTTCGCCACGATGGCTTCGGCGGCGCGGGCGATGGATTCGGGATCGTGCTGATCCAGTTCCAGGCCCAAGGCTTTGGCCGCCAGCGGATGCGCGTAAGTGCGCGTGCCGATGGTGTCGCGGCGCACGTAGGCGTAACTGAAATTCGGTTCACAACCGCTGCTGGTTTCAGCCACCAGCGAAATCGTGCCCGTGGGGGCGACGGTGGTGACTTCGTAATTGCGCGGCGTGAGTTCCATCGAACGATCCAGCCCGACCTCTTTATAAATCAGGTCTTCATACAGATTGCGGTTCGGCTCGAATTCAGGCATCGCGCCTTTCTCTTTGCCCAGCATCAGCGAGGCGCGCCATGATTCTTTGCGGAAGAAATCCATCATTTGATCGGCCAGCAACGCGGATTCTTCGCTGCCATAGGTGACGCGTTTTTGCAGACACAGATCGGCGAAACCCATGATGCCCAGGCCCACGGGGCGCGTGCGATGCACGGTGTCGTGGATTTGCGGCAACGGCCAGTCGCAAGAGTCAATCACGTTGTCGAGGAAGCGCACACACCAATAAATGTCGGCGGCGAAACGATCCCAATCGAGGTCGTCAGCGCGCTCGTCGTAATACTTGGCGACATCAATCGAACCGAGGTTGCAGGCGTTGTAATCGTGCAGCATCTGCTCGGCACAGGGGTTTGAGGCTTTCTTTAAGCCCATCGAATTTTTCAACGGGTTATGTTTGTTGACGTTGTCAATGAAGATGATGCCCGGCTCGGCCCAGCGGTGTGTCGAAGAGATGATGCGCTCCCAGATGTCGGGAGCGCAGACCATGCCCGGCTTGGGGGGCGCTTCATGTTTGTAAGTGTATTCGCCGCCTTGGCCGTCATTCGCTTTCGGATCCCAAATCGGGCGCTCCCAGGGCTTGCCGTCGAATTCAGTTTGGAACCATTCGTTGTGCTCGACCGCTTTCAAAAATTTGTCGGAAACCGTGACCGAGATATTGAAATTGGTCAGGCTCTTCTGATCGTTCTTGGCGTGAATGAAACGCAGGATGTCGGGATGGCCGACGGCCAGAATGCCCATGTTTGCGCCGCGCCGCACGCCGCCCTGTTTGACCGTCTCGGTCATCGTGTTGACGATCTGCATAAACGACACGGGGCCGGAGGCGATACCACGGCCTTCGCCCACGGGCGTACCGGCGGGGCGCAACAGTTCGTAGGTCATCCCGGTGCCGCCACCCGACTGGTGTATGAGG
This window harbors:
- a CDS encoding adenosylcobalamin-dependent ribonucleoside-diphosphate reductase, with protein sequence MSVSKLKIVEFASPYKKPLGTNAQQIVAKRYSLKDLKGNPLETWDDIVKRVVSHVAKAEKDFIKREEFTANLMRLMDERAFVPNTPCLVNAGKPKGQLAACFVLPVPDSIDGIMEHAKYCALIHQSGGGTGMTYELLRPAGTPVGEGRGIASGPVSFMQIVNTMTETVKQGGVRRGANMGILAVGHPDILRFIHAKNDQKSLTNFNISVTVSDKFLKAVEHNEWFQTEFDGKPWERPIWDPKANDGQGGEYTYKHEAPPKPGMVCAPDIWERIISSTHRWAEPGIIFIDNVNKHNPLKNSMGLKKASNPCAEQMLHDYNACNLGSIDVAKYYDERADDLDWDRFAADIYWCVRFLDNVIDSCDWPLPQIHDTVHRTRPVGLGIMGFADLCLQKRVTYGSEESALLADQMMDFFRKESWRASLMLGKEKGAMPEFEPNRNLYEDLIYKEVGLDRSMELTPRNYEVTTVAPTGTISLVAETSSGCEPNFSYAYVRRDTIGTRTYAHPLAAKALGLELDQHDPESIARAAEAIVANRDKLPEYFVDVLTLMPDDHLRVLKAFQDHVDNSISKTVNAPASYSREDTDRVHRLAWKMGVKAVSYYRDGSRDGQVLTAVSAEKPEKKDEAQAETPVEVNAEAAPAPQAAPAAKPQLTRPKVERPRELLGSTWRIQFDGQNLYVTINHDGTRVLEVFATGAGLSVSVGLLASKMLRGGFEAEEVAASLTKVIGNHSVWFNERLCTSTEQAVAECIMLTKRRLVNQPDSARAAAKQALAAQPAAEVKTAAAPTPTPAAGPNAKARMTLCPECGSGSLEYTASCYTCRDCGFSKCV